The Microbacterium esteraromaticum genome contains the following window.
CTACGAGGGTCGGCAATGGTGGACGATCGGGCAGAGCTACGGCGGTTTTCTCACCCTGCACTACCTGTCGACGGCACCGCAGGCGATCGTCGCCTCGGCCGTGGCGGGCGGGCTGCCCTCGCTGCATCCGGACGCCGCCGAGGTCTACCGTCGCACGTTCCCGCGCGTGGCGGTCAAGAACCGGCTGTTCCGCGAGCGTGCACCACACCTGGTCGAGCGCATCGGGCGGGTGGCCGACCTGCTGGCCGACGACGAGGTGCTGTTGCCCGACGGCGACCGACTCACCGTGCGACGCTTGCAGACGCTGGGGCTGGACTTCGGCATGGCCCCGGGGCCCGACCGGGTGCACTGGCTCTTCGACGAAGCGTTCGCCGATCGCGCCGAGACGCGGTTGAGTGACACGTTCCTCGCCACGGTCGGTTCGGCGACGGCGTTCGCTACGAACCCGCTGTTCATCGCACTGCAGGAGAGCATCTACGGCACGGGCCCCACCGGGTGGGCGGCGCAGGCCGAGCGCGAGAGGCACGAGGAGTTCTCGGATACGGCCCGCCCGCTGATGTTCACGGGTGAGATGGTGTTTCCGTGGATGTTCGACGAGATCCGTGCGCTGCGCGGGTTCCGCGCGGGCGTCGAAGAGCTCGCGACGCGGGAGTGGCCCATCGAACTGTACGACCACGCGCGTCTGGGTGCGAACGAGGTGCCCGTCGAAGCAGTCGTCTACTTCGACGACATGTACGTCGATGCCGGACTCTCGCTCGACACGGCAGCACA
Protein-coding sequences here:
- a CDS encoding alpha/beta fold hydrolase is translated as MHTDAWYFIGDDIVARDVWTTVPLDWNDPDGETIEIFAREFVAAERRNDDLPLLLHLQGGPGGKGTRPLGRDAWMDAALSRFRLIMPDQRGTGRSTPLSGAQFASMPAGEAARRLSLHRADAIVRDFEALRATHYEGRQWWTIGQSYGGFLTLHYLSTAPQAIVASAVAGGLPSLHPDAAEVYRRTFPRVAVKNRLFRERAPHLVERIGRVADLLADDEVLLPDGDRLTVRRLQTLGLDFGMAPGPDRVHWLFDEAFADRAETRLSDTFLATVGSATAFATNPLFIALQESIYGTGPTGWAAQAERERHEEFSDTARPLMFTGEMVFPWMFDEIRALRGFRAGVEELATREWPIELYDHARLGANEVPVEAVVYFDDMYVDAGLSLDTAAHVGGLHAWVTNEHEHDGITRAGVADRLFTALERRLGGTARTRSTDDQE